A DNA window from Cognatiyoonia koreensis contains the following coding sequences:
- the mdoH gene encoding glucans biosynthesis glucosyltransferase MdoH has product MDSVEQTHVAALMPPQSPLARPIQALDRPYSGASAPRVSGEKRTVWWRALAFVPAVSLTVAIAAALTDWFAMDGFSLFEGAIVALIVFTFFWISLSLSTSLLGVFSLIWSRPKKQVQGPVQPLDVALLMPVYNEVPADVFGNAAAMLTALNARKTTHHYALFILSDTRCDTTAELELRAFHALRASAPAGINVYYRRRADNIDRKVGNLADWVERWGGAFEAMLVLDADSLMSGDAIDELSDALSADPCAGLIQSFPTLFGARSVFARMQQFSNRVYGAALAEGLAKWTDREGNYWGHNAIIRSTAFAACAGLPKVRAGLSRRKSPARLILSHDFIEAGLLRRAGWSVRFLPQIKGSYEEVPATLIDYVLRDRRWCQGNLQHLGLVHSRGFHAVSRFHLISGAMGYLMSPAWFVLLIVWALVGNGEDTNVVRYFAGFNPQVSWPTMSVGNSFAILGAMYGMLLAPKILGAFAIPRTGMAIRDLGGHFQFLTSLTTEIALSIAYAPILMIQQSIAVMRTTLGWRETWVPQNRRGGTYSFLTMLKFHIVETAIGILLIAGMSQGIVTLWLIPIALSLAFAVPLSALSGVKLDSRRWSANQLGTPEIINAPSIIKDAMAERKRFASYLDSTDKVAAE; this is encoded by the coding sequence ATGGACAGCGTAGAGCAAACCCATGTGGCGGCGTTGATGCCGCCGCAGTCCCCGCTTGCGCGGCCCATCCAGGCGCTTGATCGCCCATATTCCGGCGCGTCCGCTCCACGCGTCTCTGGCGAGAAGCGTACGGTTTGGTGGCGAGCGCTCGCCTTCGTTCCTGCAGTCAGTCTGACCGTCGCGATCGCCGCCGCCCTCACCGATTGGTTTGCGATGGACGGATTTTCCCTGTTCGAGGGTGCAATCGTCGCGCTGATCGTATTCACATTCTTCTGGATTTCCCTGTCGCTTTCAACATCGCTGCTAGGGGTTTTCAGTCTGATTTGGTCACGCCCAAAGAAGCAGGTTCAGGGACCCGTTCAACCACTGGACGTTGCTTTGTTGATGCCAGTATACAACGAGGTACCCGCGGACGTTTTCGGGAATGCGGCAGCGATGTTGACCGCCTTGAACGCACGTAAAACTACCCATCACTACGCGCTGTTCATCTTGTCAGACACACGCTGCGATACCACGGCAGAACTTGAGCTGCGGGCTTTTCATGCGCTGCGTGCATCGGCCCCTGCCGGGATCAACGTATATTACCGTCGCCGCGCCGATAACATCGATCGCAAAGTCGGTAATCTGGCCGATTGGGTAGAACGTTGGGGTGGCGCGTTTGAGGCGATGCTGGTTCTTGATGCCGATAGCCTGATGAGCGGCGATGCTATCGATGAGTTGTCGGACGCGCTGTCTGCTGATCCATGTGCAGGGTTGATCCAGTCATTCCCGACCCTCTTCGGTGCCAGGTCTGTCTTTGCCCGGATGCAGCAGTTTTCCAACCGCGTCTACGGGGCCGCACTTGCGGAAGGTTTAGCCAAATGGACGGACCGCGAAGGAAATTATTGGGGCCACAACGCGATTATTCGATCAACCGCATTTGCGGCCTGCGCTGGTCTGCCGAAGGTGCGCGCGGGACTTTCGCGGCGCAAGTCACCTGCCCGCCTGATCCTGTCGCATGACTTTATCGAAGCTGGGCTCTTGCGGCGTGCAGGATGGTCTGTCCGCTTCCTTCCCCAAATCAAGGGCAGCTACGAAGAAGTGCCAGCGACCCTGATTGATTATGTGCTTCGCGACCGACGCTGGTGTCAGGGTAACCTACAGCACCTTGGCTTGGTTCATTCGCGGGGCTTTCATGCGGTTTCACGGTTTCACCTGATCTCTGGTGCAATGGGTTACCTAATGTCGCCTGCCTGGTTCGTGTTGCTAATCGTCTGGGCGCTGGTCGGGAATGGCGAGGATACCAATGTCGTGAGGTATTTCGCCGGGTTCAATCCGCAGGTCAGCTGGCCGACGATGTCGGTCGGAAATAGTTTCGCGATACTTGGCGCAATGTACGGCATGCTGCTGGCACCAAAGATACTGGGGGCTTTCGCGATCCCGCGCACGGGAATGGCAATCCGCGACCTCGGGGGGCATTTTCAGTTCCTTACGTCCCTGACAACCGAAATCGCACTGTCCATTGCCTATGCTCCCATCCTCATGATCCAGCAATCCATCGCGGTTATGCGCACAACGTTGGGCTGGCGCGAAACATGGGTGCCGCAGAACAGGCGGGGCGGGACCTATTCTTTTCTCACAATGCTGAAGTTCCACATCGTTGAAACGGCAATTGGAATCTTGTTGATCGCAGGGATGTCGCAAGGGATCGTCACGCTATGGCTCATTCCCATCGCGCTGAGTCTTGCATTTGCTGTTCCATTATCTGCGCTCAGTGGTGTCAAGCTCGACAGTCGCCGCTGGTCCGCAAACCAGCTTGGCACACCCGAGATCATCAACGCACCTTCGATCATCAAGGATGCGATGGCAGAGCGGAAACGCTTTGCCAGCTACCTGGATTCAACCGACAAAGTCGCTGCGGAATAG
- a CDS encoding rhodanese-like domain-containing protein yields MISRRRALQGLVGLGAIGVAAFVGPDLFYAAITPTSEARTLTPPEAYDAAKAGQIILVDIRRPDEWASTGSPEGGHRVDLRTADFAQTLAMLVDGNKDAPIALICARGVRSARTSNMLLEAGFTNIIDVPEGMLGSPAGPGWIRRELPLDHS; encoded by the coding sequence ATGATTTCAAGACGCAGAGCATTGCAGGGTCTTGTCGGTCTTGGTGCTATCGGCGTGGCCGCTTTTGTTGGACCAGACCTCTTTTACGCAGCCATTACGCCGACATCCGAAGCCAGAACGTTGACCCCGCCAGAGGCCTACGATGCTGCAAAAGCTGGTCAGATAATTCTGGTCGATATCCGCCGGCCAGACGAGTGGGCCAGCACGGGTTCACCTGAAGGCGGGCATCGGGTTGATTTACGGACTGCTGATTTTGCCCAGACTCTTGCTATGCTTGTAGATGGAAACAAGGACGCTCCCATCGCTCTGATTTGCGCGCGCGGCGTGAGATCGGCACGCACGTCGAATATGCTGCTTGAGGCGGGCTTTACCAATATCATCGATGTGCCCGAAGGAATGTTGGGCTCGCCCGCCGGTCCGGGCTGGATACGACGCGAGTTGCCACTTGATCATAGCTGA
- a CDS encoding ribonuclease D: MANHLYQNDLPDGLDLGPMVAIDCETMGLNPHRDRLCLIQMSGGDGDCHLVQVAKGQATAPNLFKMLEDPNVLKLFHFGRFDIAALYHAFGATTAPVYCTKIASRLVRTFTDRHGLKILLQDMCGIDISKHQQQSDWGAETLTDAQLDYAASDVLYLHKLKEKFDAMLAREGRTEVAQACFDFLPTRAKLDLAGWPDTDIFAHS; the protein is encoded by the coding sequence ATGGCCAATCACCTGTATCAAAACGACCTTCCAGATGGTCTGGACCTAGGGCCGATGGTGGCGATTGACTGCGAGACGATGGGCCTTAATCCGCACCGGGACAGACTGTGTCTGATCCAGATGTCCGGGGGCGACGGAGATTGCCATCTAGTGCAAGTTGCCAAGGGTCAGGCGACCGCCCCGAACCTCTTCAAGATGCTGGAAGATCCGAATGTGTTGAAGCTCTTCCATTTCGGGCGGTTTGACATTGCCGCGCTTTATCATGCGTTTGGGGCGACGACTGCGCCAGTATACTGCACAAAGATCGCAAGTCGCCTTGTGCGCACATTCACTGACCGGCATGGGTTAAAAATTCTTTTGCAGGACATGTGCGGCATCGATATTTCCAAACACCAGCAGCAAAGTGACTGGGGTGCCGAAACGCTGACAGACGCCCAGCTTGATTACGCAGCATCCGACGTTCTTTACCTGCACAAATTGAAGGAAAAATTTGATGCGATGCTAGCCCGTGAAGGGCGCACCGAGGTTGCGCAGGCGTGTTTCGATTTCCTTCCAACCCGCGCGAAACTTGACCTCGCAGGCTGGCCGGACACTGACATTTTTGCGCACTCATGA
- a CDS encoding KpsF/GutQ family sugar-phosphate isomerase — protein sequence MTRHLEIARRVILEEAAGLQALSESIGKGFDDAVELILNAKGRIIVSGIGKSGHIARKIAATLASTGTPAQFVHPAEASHGDLGMVTSDDIVLALSNSGEAPELANLVAYTRRYSIPLIALSSREGSTLATQADIRINIPQLGEACGHGVVPTTSTTMSLAVGDALAIALMEARQFTPSDFRAFHPGGKLGAQLARVADLMHAGDALPLVQRHTPMSDTLLMMSQKGLGVVGVTDADGYLSGIITDGDLRRHMNGLLEMNAGDVMTPNPKTTAPNVLAAEAVGLMNEKNITCLFALNADKTIAGILKIHDCLRAGVV from the coding sequence ATGACCAGGCATCTTGAAATTGCGCGTCGTGTGATCCTCGAGGAAGCAGCGGGTTTGCAAGCGCTTTCCGAAAGTATTGGGAAGGGGTTTGATGACGCGGTCGAGCTGATCCTGAATGCCAAAGGACGAATTATCGTATCAGGCATCGGAAAATCTGGCCACATCGCGCGCAAGATCGCTGCAACACTTGCATCTACCGGCACACCTGCTCAATTCGTGCATCCGGCAGAAGCTAGTCACGGCGATTTGGGAATGGTTACGTCAGACGACATCGTTCTCGCGCTGTCCAATTCTGGAGAGGCCCCGGAACTTGCCAATCTGGTCGCCTACACCCGACGCTACAGCATCCCACTAATCGCCCTTTCATCGCGGGAAGGAAGCACGCTGGCAACGCAGGCCGATATTCGGATCAATATTCCGCAATTGGGCGAAGCTTGCGGGCATGGCGTTGTGCCAACCACGTCGACGACCATGTCGCTTGCTGTGGGCGATGCATTGGCGATCGCCTTGATGGAGGCCCGGCAATTCACACCGTCGGATTTCCGTGCATTTCATCCGGGCGGAAAACTGGGTGCCCAATTGGCCCGCGTCGCGGACCTCATGCATGCCGGCGATGCGTTGCCGCTTGTGCAGCGCCACACCCCGATGAGCGACACACTGCTGATGATGTCCCAGAAAGGTCTGGGCGTTGTTGGTGTTACGGACGCTGATGGCTATCTTAGTGGCATTATCACAGACGGCGATTTGCGCCGCCATATGAACGGGCTGCTTGAAATGAACGCAGGCGATGTCATGACCCCAAACCCAAAGACGACAGCCCCCAATGTTTTGGCGGCGGAAGCCGTGGGACTCATGAACGAGAAGAACATCACGTGTTTATTTGCCCTCAATGCAGACAAGACGATCGCGGGTATTCTGAAGATTCACGACTGTCTGCGTGCGGGCGTGGTTTAG
- the lptC gene encoding LPS export ABC transporter periplasmic protein LptC — translation MAVYENFHTQLVIWSKIILPICAIALLSTLFMFARKSGTANDLPIAQIDELAREQQITAPQFSGMTADGSIVELTAKSAKPDQGSLETLKITEPRLTFEAPDGGKVTILAGEGILDNTNQAASLSGLARLETSTGYSMETGGLTAQLDTGEVTSTGPLAIRAPFGAVDAGRVSITVTRDGIGQQLRFTEGVKLVYTPDQVAED, via the coding sequence ATGGCCGTCTATGAAAACTTTCACACTCAACTAGTGATCTGGAGCAAGATCATTTTGCCAATCTGCGCGATTGCGCTCTTGTCGACCCTATTTATGTTCGCCCGCAAGAGCGGAACAGCCAACGACTTGCCCATAGCGCAGATTGACGAGCTTGCGCGCGAACAACAGATCACGGCACCGCAGTTTTCGGGCATGACCGCTGATGGGTCCATTGTCGAGCTGACGGCAAAATCAGCCAAGCCGGATCAGGGATCGCTTGAAACGCTGAAAATTACAGAGCCGCGGCTGACATTCGAAGCGCCAGATGGCGGCAAGGTCACGATTCTTGCCGGTGAAGGCATCCTTGACAACACAAATCAGGCAGCAAGTCTTTCGGGGCTGGCACGGCTTGAAACGTCGACTGGATATTCAATGGAAACCGGTGGTCTGACTGCGCAACTGGATACCGGCGAAGTGACGTCGACCGGACCACTTGCGATCCGCGCACCCTTTGGGGCGGTCGATGCTGGTCGGGTCAGCATTACCGTAACAAGGGACGGTATTGGCCAGCAGTTACGATTTACCGAAGGGGTCAAACTGGTATACACCCCGGATCAGGTGGCAGAGGATTAA
- the lptA gene encoding lipopolysaccharide transport periplasmic protein LptA → MVRVLSVLAILCLASPILAQTNINLGGISADPSAPVEVAADSLTVDQDTGTAIFTGNVRIGQGDLRLSAASVEVVYGAETGEITRLKASGGVTFATATEAAEAQSADYDIAGGTLVLTGDVLLSQGASAITAEQMTVNLTTGNAQMSGRVRTVFQQGDN, encoded by the coding sequence GTGGTCAGAGTGCTTTCAGTTCTTGCGATTCTTTGTCTGGCTTCTCCGATTCTGGCGCAGACCAATATTAACCTCGGCGGGATTTCCGCCGATCCGAGCGCCCCGGTCGAAGTCGCCGCTGATAGTCTAACGGTCGATCAGGATACCGGAACAGCCATCTTTACCGGTAACGTGCGGATCGGGCAAGGCGACTTGCGTCTGTCCGCTGCATCGGTCGAGGTTGTCTACGGTGCAGAAACGGGTGAAATCACGCGTCTGAAGGCAAGCGGCGGCGTGACATTCGCGACTGCAACTGAAGCTGCAGAGGCGCAAAGCGCGGACTATGACATAGCCGGAGGCACGCTGGTCCTCACGGGTGACGTGTTGCTGAGCCAGGGGGCCAGTGCAATTACCGCAGAGCAGATGACCGTTAACTTGACCACAGGCAACGCGCAGATGTCGGGTCGGGTCAGAACCGTATTTCAGCAGGGCGACAACTGA
- the lptB gene encoding LPS export ABC transporter ATP-binding protein, which produces MPDLVVQEGDVGLKVINLRKSYRKRLVIRDVSLELGRGEVVALLGPNGSGKTTCFYSIAGLVTPEGGHVILDGREVTTLPMYRRARLGIGYLPQEMSIFRGMSVEDNIKAILEIAEPSRRKREKRLEELLAEFSIEHLRRAPAMALSGGERRRAEIARCLAAGPKYVLLDEPFAGVDPIAVGEIRHLVADLKNRGIGVLITDHNVQETLQIVDRAYILHDGKVLMSGTTEEVVRDENVQRVYLGKGFRVN; this is translated from the coding sequence ATGCCGGATCTTGTTGTGCAAGAAGGCGACGTCGGGCTGAAAGTCATCAATTTGCGCAAAAGCTATCGCAAACGACTTGTTATTCGTGATGTCAGTCTGGAGTTGGGGCGGGGTGAGGTTGTCGCGTTGCTCGGTCCGAACGGTTCGGGTAAAACGACCTGCTTTTATTCCATTGCGGGCCTTGTGACGCCAGAGGGCGGACACGTCATTCTAGACGGGCGCGAGGTGACAACACTGCCGATGTATCGCCGCGCACGGCTTGGAATTGGGTATCTGCCACAGGAAATGTCGATCTTCCGTGGCATGTCCGTTGAAGACAACATCAAGGCCATTCTTGAAATCGCGGAACCAAGCCGGCGCAAGCGTGAGAAACGGCTTGAAGAACTGCTTGCCGAGTTTTCAATTGAACATCTACGCCGCGCGCCCGCGATGGCCTTGTCAGGTGGTGAGCGGCGGCGCGCGGAAATCGCGCGTTGTCTAGCTGCGGGACCAAAGTATGTGCTGTTGGATGAGCCATTTGCCGGTGTCGACCCGATTGCAGTCGGTGAAATCAGGCACCTTGTCGCCGACCTGAAGAACCGGGGCATCGGGGTCCTCATCACCGACCACAATGTCCAGGAAACCCTTCAGATCGTAGACCGGGCCTATATCCTACATGATGGCAAAGTTCTGATGAGCGGAACCACCGAAGAGGTTGTCCGGGATGAGAATGTGCAGCGCGTTTATCTGGGCAAAGGATTCCGCGTTAACTAA
- the hpf gene encoding ribosome hibernation-promoting factor, HPF/YfiA family produces MRYQISGKQIDIGEALQTHVKTELDEILGKYAGRPTEASVTFSKSGHEFVSEAIVHLSTGLTVQAKGQQHEIYSAFDAATEKMDKQLRRYKRRLKDHHKERSQPVELSDAGSYILAAREESDEAEQTEDAPVIIAEMESKIPSISVGEAVMQMELSHAPVVVFRNEKHNRVNVVYRRDDGNIGWIDPKS; encoded by the coding sequence ATGCGGTATCAAATTAGCGGCAAACAGATCGACATTGGCGAAGCACTTCAGACGCACGTGAAGACGGAGCTGGACGAAATCCTTGGTAAGTATGCCGGCCGCCCGACCGAGGCTTCTGTCACATTTAGCAAATCAGGACATGAATTCGTCAGCGAAGCAATTGTGCATCTTTCGACAGGTCTGACCGTGCAGGCAAAAGGTCAGCAGCATGAAATCTACTCTGCCTTCGACGCTGCGACGGAAAAAATGGACAAACAGTTGCGCCGCTACAAGCGCAGGTTGAAGGATCACCATAAAGAACGTTCACAACCTGTTGAACTTTCAGACGCTGGCTCCTATATCCTCGCCGCAAGAGAAGAATCGGACGAGGCCGAGCAAACAGAAGACGCGCCAGTCATTATTGCAGAAATGGAATCAAAGATTCCTTCGATTTCGGTAGGCGAAGCGGTCATGCAGATGGAACTTTCTCACGCACCAGTGGTCGTGTTCCGCAACGAGAAACACAACAGAGTTAACGTCGTGTATCGGCGCGATGACGGAAATATCGGCTGGATCGACCCGAAATCCTAA
- a CDS encoding PTS sugar transporter subunit IIA yields MQLSDILDVSAVKVISGCTSKKRLFHDLGEMAESAYGLDQTKVIDALIEREGLGPTGVGKGIALPHARLADVGKVAGLFLRLEKPLYFDSVDRQPVDLIFALLAPENAGVDHLKALALVSRTMRDADTCNKLRANSDVNTLHTLLTEVESTQAA; encoded by the coding sequence ATGCAGTTGTCGGACATATTGGACGTCTCAGCGGTTAAGGTCATCAGTGGTTGCACAAGCAAGAAGCGCTTGTTTCACGACCTTGGTGAGATGGCTGAGTCTGCTTACGGCCTTGACCAAACAAAGGTCATTGATGCGCTGATCGAGCGTGAAGGTCTGGGTCCGACAGGTGTCGGCAAAGGCATTGCTTTGCCGCACGCACGTCTTGCCGATGTTGGAAAGGTCGCAGGTTTGTTTCTGCGCCTTGAAAAACCGCTTTACTTCGATTCCGTCGATCGTCAGCCGGTTGACCTGATATTTGCTTTGCTTGCGCCTGAAAATGCAGGTGTCGATCATTTGAAGGCGCTGGCCCTTGTGTCGCGCACGATGCGTGATGCCGACACCTGCAACAAACTACGGGCGAATTCAGATGTAAATACGCTGCACACACTGCTGACAGAGGTTGAATCGACCCAAGCCGCCTAA
- a CDS encoding sulfotransferase family 2 domain-containing protein, which translates to MQGRFDYFVVFAEMRTGSNFLETNINMFDGLSCYGEAFNPAFIGYPEKSDILGVTQEEREANPKALLNVIRFDEGLSGFRFFNDHDPRVLDLILDDPRCAKIILTRNPIESYVSWKIAQATGQWKLTNATHAKSVRVKVDITEFEQHLEAIQSFQVTLLSRLQKSGQTAFYVAYEDLQDVEVMNGLAAFLGSDARIKHLNKKLKKQNPAPMSLKVENFTELSEALVRMDRFNLNRTPNLEPRRGPMIPTYVAAADSPILFMPLRSGPDRTIRKWMAQLDGKGGSDLLVNFSQKTLRDWKRSKPGHVSFTVLRHPLARAHAVFRERILPVGGENYAEIRATLRKMHQVPLPDDPSHVSFDEKAYRAAFLGFLKFLKNNLSGQTSTRVDPTWATQLMLLQGMSQFAMPDHIFREMTLDRDLRILGACIGRVDTPEAPWEADQKLLSIYDRELETAARDAYARDYVSFGFSDWDA; encoded by the coding sequence ATGCAGGGCCGTTTCGATTACTTCGTCGTGTTTGCAGAAATGCGCACAGGGTCGAACTTTCTCGAAACCAATATCAACATGTTTGATGGGCTTTCGTGCTACGGAGAGGCGTTCAATCCTGCTTTCATCGGTTATCCGGAAAAATCCGATATTCTTGGCGTGACTCAAGAAGAGCGGGAAGCGAATCCCAAAGCGCTTCTGAATGTCATACGGTTCGACGAGGGGTTGTCAGGCTTCCGCTTTTTTAATGACCACGACCCGCGCGTTCTAGACCTGATTCTTGATGATCCACGCTGCGCTAAGATCATTCTGACCCGCAATCCGATTGAAAGCTATGTCAGTTGGAAAATTGCGCAGGCTACGGGTCAGTGGAAACTGACAAACGCGACCCACGCAAAATCAGTACGGGTGAAGGTCGATATTACAGAATTCGAACAGCATCTCGAAGCGATACAGTCCTTTCAGGTCACACTGCTGAGCCGTTTGCAGAAATCGGGACAGACAGCATTCTACGTCGCTTACGAAGACTTGCAGGACGTTGAAGTCATGAACGGACTTGCGGCTTTCCTTGGAAGCGATGCGCGGATCAAACATCTGAACAAGAAGCTGAAGAAACAGAACCCTGCGCCGATGTCGCTCAAAGTGGAAAACTTTACAGAATTAAGCGAGGCGCTCGTGAGAATGGACCGGTTCAATCTGAACCGCACGCCTAATCTTGAACCGCGGCGTGGGCCAATGATCCCGACATATGTCGCCGCAGCAGATAGCCCGATTTTGTTTATGCCATTGCGATCCGGCCCAGACCGCACCATCCGCAAATGGATGGCGCAGCTGGATGGAAAGGGCGGGTCCGATCTGCTGGTGAATTTCAGCCAGAAAACCTTGCGGGATTGGAAGCGATCCAAACCCGGACACGTTTCGTTCACGGTGCTACGACACCCGCTGGCCCGTGCACATGCTGTCTTCCGCGAACGAATCCTACCCGTGGGTGGCGAAAATTATGCAGAAATTCGCGCGACGCTGCGCAAGATGCATCAAGTGCCGCTGCCGGATGATCCTTCACATGTCAGCTTTGACGAAAAAGCCTACCGCGCTGCATTCCTTGGATTCCTGAAGTTTCTCAAAAATAATCTGTCGGGCCAGACCAGCACGCGTGTTGATCCGACGTGGGCAACGCAGCTGATGCTTTTGCAAGGTATGTCGCAGTTTGCTATGCCGGACCATATTTTTCGCGAAATGACGCTGGACCGTGACCTGCGTATCCTTGGGGCGTGTATCGGACGTGTCGACACGCCAGAAGCACCCTGGGAAGCGGACCAAAAACTTCTGTCGATCTATGATCGAGAGCTGGAGACAGCAGCTAGAGACGCCTATGCCCGAGACTATGTAAGCTTCGGGTTCAGTGACTGGGACGCTTAG
- a CDS encoding beta-1,6-N-acetylglucosaminyltransferase: protein MTVGIVMLVHTAFERAEQVVRHWIKGGCPVVIHVDKTVRKPDYDAFVQALSDLKDVRFSKRHPCEWGTWGIVAGTLSASEVMLQEFPNVTHIYLASGSCMPLRPVKELRRYLDSRPRTDFIESATTADVPWTVGGLDRERFTLRFPFSWKRQRFLFDRYVALQRLLRFKRHIPDELVPHMGSQWWCLTRQTLSALLQDPARDQYDKFFRRVWIPDESYFQTLVRLYSGNIESRSLTLSKFDFQGKPHIFYDDHLQLLRRSDCFVARKIWPHANRLYETFLNDDATVMKGAEPNPGKIDRIFAKAVDRRTRGRPGLYMQSRWPNRDWENGITCQPYSVFQGFAELFEDFESWLAKNTGARVHGHLYAADGAEFDGRQSHFSGALSASAKLRDYNTQMFLTNLIWNTRGERQCFQFGPKDTQDISWMIAKDPNAHVSVVSGAWAVELFQSNKNFADLRVAAARLQKIENEHITALRSPYVKARVKIWTMAEFIETPMEALQSIVDEMTGTAMRRLTEAPKMHDLTGFGQFLQNLKNQGMHPYLMGDFPVEPAPLNQAPKPRKPYLVR from the coding sequence ATGACGGTTGGGATTGTCATGCTTGTCCATACAGCTTTTGAGCGCGCCGAACAGGTTGTACGTCACTGGATAAAAGGTGGCTGTCCAGTCGTCATTCACGTGGACAAGACCGTGCGAAAACCCGACTACGATGCGTTTGTCCAAGCGCTTTCGGATCTCAAAGATGTTCGGTTCTCCAAACGCCACCCATGCGAGTGGGGCACGTGGGGTATCGTTGCAGGCACACTCTCCGCATCCGAGGTGATGCTGCAGGAATTTCCGAACGTAACGCACATCTATCTTGCGTCCGGTTCCTGCATGCCGTTGCGACCGGTGAAGGAGTTGCGTCGCTATCTTGATAGTCGGCCGCGTACGGATTTCATCGAAAGCGCAACAACTGCAGATGTGCCGTGGACGGTGGGTGGGCTCGATCGGGAACGATTTACATTACGTTTTCCTTTCTCATGGAAAAGGCAGCGTTTTCTGTTCGACCGCTATGTTGCTTTGCAGCGATTGTTACGTTTCAAACGGCACATTCCAGACGAGCTGGTTCCGCATATGGGCTCGCAATGGTGGTGCCTGACGCGCCAGACGCTCAGTGCGCTGCTCCAGGATCCTGCGCGGGACCAATACGACAAGTTTTTTAGGCGGGTCTGGATACCCGACGAAAGCTATTTCCAGACGCTTGTCAGACTCTATTCCGGCAACATTGAAAGCCGCTCACTAACGCTGTCGAAATTCGATTTTCAAGGTAAACCTCATATCTTCTACGACGACCATCTGCAGCTATTGCGCCGATCCGACTGCTTTGTTGCGCGCAAGATTTGGCCACATGCCAACCGGCTGTACGAGACATTTCTGAACGACGACGCGACCGTAATGAAGGGTGCGGAACCTAACCCGGGTAAGATTGACCGGATTTTCGCCAAAGCCGTGGATCGGCGTACGCGTGGCCGACCGGGGCTCTACATGCAAAGCCGGTGGCCGAACCGCGATTGGGAAAACGGGATCACCTGCCAGCCCTATTCTGTGTTTCAGGGATTTGCAGAACTATTTGAGGATTTTGAAAGCTGGCTTGCCAAAAACACGGGCGCGCGGGTACATGGTCACCTTTATGCAGCAGATGGGGCTGAATTTGATGGCCGGCAAAGCCATTTCAGTGGCGCACTGTCGGCTTCGGCAAAGCTGCGAGATTACAACACGCAGATGTTTCTGACCAACCTGATCTGGAACACGCGGGGTGAGCGTCAGTGCTTTCAGTTCGGTCCCAAAGACACGCAAGACATCAGTTGGATGATCGCGAAAGATCCGAATGCCCATGTTTCCGTCGTATCAGGCGCGTGGGCTGTCGAGCTGTTTCAGTCCAACAAGAATTTTGCCGACCTGCGGGTCGCTGCGGCAAGACTTCAGAAGATCGAAAACGAGCATATTACTGCCCTACGCTCGCCCTACGTAAAGGCGCGCGTTAAGATCTGGACGATGGCGGAGTTTATTGAAACGCCGATGGAAGCCCTGCAAAGCATCGTTGACGAAATGACAGGAACGGCGATGCGTCGCCTGACCGAAGCCCCAAAAATGCATGACCTGACGGGTTTTGGGCAGTTCCTTCAGAACCTCAAGAACCAGGGTATGCATCCCTACCTTATGGGTGATTTCCCGGTTGAACCTGCGCCGCTAAACCAGGCTCCGAAACCGCGCAAGCCGTACTTGGTGCGCTAG